A genome region from Streptomyces sp. S4.7 includes the following:
- a CDS encoding [protein-PII] uridylyltransferase — protein sequence MTTPQQTTGQPDPGPSGYAAARLSLLHEKARSGPPRRAALSRLTDDWLHALFTAAAREAGVQGAALVAVGGYGRGELSPRSDLDLLLLHDGSCDAAAIAALADRVWYPVWDLGLALDHSVRTTSEARRTAGEDLKVQLGLLDARHIVGDPAPTAALRTAVLADWRNQAPKRLPELDELCRERAERQGELQFLLEPDLKEARGGLRDATALRAVAASWLADAPREGLADARRALLDVRDALHLTTGRATDRLALQEQDGVAADLGIGDADELLRQVYEAARTVSYASDVTWREVNRVLRSRAARPRLRALLGGSRPAPERTPLAEGVVEQDGEAVLARTARVERDAALPLRAAAAAAQSGLPISPYVVRRLAAAHPLPVPWPAAAREEFVTLLGAGEPTVAVWEAFEAEGLITRLIPEWERVRCRPQRNAVHTWTVDRHLVETAVEASALTRRVSRPDLLLVAALLHDIGKGLPGDHSAAGEPVARSVALRIGFDRADAEVVATLVRHHLLLVETATRRDLDDPATVGSVAEKVDSLSTLELLHALTEADALATGPAAWSAWRSSLVTDLVGRVAAVLAGRAPAAPRPVVTSAEQERLAVEALRTGGPVLSLHAQPEPPQEDDEPEPVGVELLIALPDRPGVLPAAAGVLALHRLTVRAADLRIVELPTALGEVSDVLLLSWRVAAAYGSLPQATRLRADLVRALDGSLDIRSRLAEREAAYPRRRGTQAPPPRVAVVPGSSELATVIEVRAQDAPGLLHRIGRALEEAAVRVRSAHVSTLGANVVDTVYITRPDGALLTTGEATAVAKMVEEALRG from the coding sequence GTGACCACCCCTCAACAGACGACCGGACAACCGGACCCGGGACCCAGCGGCTACGCGGCCGCCCGGCTGAGCCTGCTGCACGAGAAGGCGCGGTCCGGCCCGCCACGCAGGGCCGCCCTGTCACGGCTCACGGACGACTGGCTGCACGCGCTGTTCACCGCCGCCGCACGCGAGGCGGGCGTCCAGGGCGCGGCCCTCGTCGCCGTCGGCGGTTACGGACGCGGCGAACTGTCCCCCCGCAGCGACCTCGACCTCCTCCTCCTGCACGACGGCAGCTGCGACGCCGCGGCGATCGCCGCGCTCGCGGACCGCGTCTGGTACCCCGTCTGGGACCTCGGGCTCGCCCTCGACCACTCCGTACGTACGACCTCAGAGGCCCGAAGGACCGCCGGCGAGGACCTGAAGGTGCAACTCGGGCTCCTCGACGCCCGCCACATCGTCGGAGACCCGGCGCCCACCGCCGCGCTGCGCACCGCCGTACTCGCCGACTGGCGCAACCAGGCCCCCAAGCGCCTGCCCGAACTCGACGAACTCTGCCGCGAACGCGCGGAGCGCCAGGGCGAACTGCAGTTCCTCCTCGAACCCGACCTCAAGGAGGCACGGGGCGGGCTCAGGGACGCCACTGCGCTGCGCGCCGTCGCCGCGTCCTGGCTGGCCGACGCCCCCCGCGAGGGACTCGCCGACGCCCGCCGCGCGCTCCTCGACGTACGCGACGCCCTGCACCTGACGACCGGCCGGGCCACCGACCGGCTCGCCCTCCAGGAACAGGACGGCGTCGCCGCCGACCTCGGCATCGGCGACGCCGACGAACTCCTGCGACAGGTCTACGAAGCGGCGCGCACCGTGTCGTACGCCTCCGACGTCACCTGGCGCGAGGTCAACCGCGTCCTGCGCTCCCGCGCCGCCCGCCCGCGCCTGCGCGCCCTCCTGGGCGGCAGCCGCCCCGCCCCGGAGCGGACGCCGCTCGCCGAAGGCGTCGTGGAGCAGGACGGCGAGGCGGTGCTCGCCAGGACGGCCCGCGTCGAACGCGACGCCGCGCTGCCCCTGCGCGCCGCTGCCGCCGCCGCCCAGTCCGGGCTGCCGATCTCGCCCTACGTCGTCAGGCGGCTCGCCGCCGCGCACCCGCTGCCCGTGCCGTGGCCCGCCGCGGCACGTGAGGAGTTCGTCACGCTGCTCGGCGCGGGGGAGCCGACGGTCGCCGTCTGGGAAGCGTTCGAGGCCGAAGGCCTGATCACGCGCCTCATCCCCGAGTGGGAGCGCGTCCGCTGCCGGCCCCAGCGCAACGCCGTGCACACCTGGACCGTGGACCGTCACCTCGTCGAGACGGCGGTCGAGGCGTCCGCGCTGACCCGCCGGGTGAGTCGGCCCGACCTGCTCCTGGTCGCGGCCCTGCTCCACGACATCGGCAAGGGTCTGCCCGGAGACCACTCCGCGGCCGGTGAGCCCGTCGCGCGCTCCGTCGCCCTGCGGATCGGCTTCGACCGGGCCGACGCGGAGGTCGTCGCCACGCTCGTACGCCACCATCTGCTGCTCGTCGAAACGGCCACCCGGCGTGACCTGGACGATCCGGCGACCGTCGGCTCCGTCGCCGAGAAGGTCGACTCGCTGTCCACCCTCGAACTGCTCCACGCGCTCACCGAGGCCGACGCGCTCGCCACCGGGCCCGCCGCGTGGTCCGCGTGGCGTTCGTCGCTCGTCACCGACCTCGTCGGCCGCGTCGCCGCCGTCCTCGCGGGCAGGGCGCCCGCCGCCCCGCGCCCCGTGGTGACCAGCGCGGAACAAGAACGCCTCGCCGTCGAGGCGCTGCGCACCGGCGGCCCCGTCCTGTCCCTCCACGCCCAGCCGGAGCCTCCCCAGGAGGACGACGAACCGGAGCCGGTCGGCGTCGAACTCCTTATCGCCCTCCCCGACCGCCCCGGCGTCCTGCCGGCCGCCGCGGGGGTCCTCGCACTGCACCGGCTCACCGTGCGGGCGGCCGATCTGCGCATCGTCGAACTGCCGACGGCGCTCGGCGAGGTCTCCGACGTCCTGCTGCTGAGCTGGCGGGTCGCGGCGGCGTACGGGTCCCTGCCCCAGGCCACGCGGCTGCGAGCCGACCTCGTACGGGCCCTGGACGGCTCGCTCGACATCCGGTCCCGGCTCGCGGAGCGCGAGGCCGCCTATCCCCGACGGCGCGGCACCCAGGCCCCGCCGCCCCGGGTGGCGGTGGTGCCGGGCAGTTCGGAACTGGCCACCGTGATCGAAGTACGCGCGCAGGACGCCCCCGGCCTGCTGCACCGGATCGGGCGGGCGCTGGAGGAGGCGGCGGTACGGGTCCGCAGCGCGCACGTGTCCACACTGGGCGCGAACGTGGTGGACACCGTTTACATCACCCGCCCCGACGGGGCCCTCCTGACGACGGGGGAGGCGACGGCGGTCGCGAAGATGGTGGAGGAGGCCCTGCGCGGGTGA